Part of the Planococcus plakortidis genome is shown below.
CTGGTAGGCGGTCGCGAGCATCTGAAAGCCATCCTTCGTCAAAATCGATTCAGGATGGAATTGGATGCCTTCGATGGGCAACTCTTTATGGCGCACGCCCATGATGCTGCCATCTTCCGCTAATGCAGTCACTTCGAGAATGGCGGGCAGCGTCTCGCTGTCTGCCACAAGCGAATGATAGCGTACGACCGGCGTCGGTGAACCCAGCCCTGCAAAAACCCCTTGCCCCCTGTGTGCCACTTCCGACACTTTCCCGTGGACCGGTTTTGCCCCTTTACGGACTTTACCGCCATAGAATTCCACAATGCTTTGATGACCAAGGCATACGCCGAGTATCGGCACGTTCCCGCTGAGCCCTTCGAGCGCTTCGATTCCCACTCCTGGCTGCAAGGGCTTGCCAGGCCCTGGCGATAGCACGATCAATTCCGGCGATAAGACTTCGATGTCTTGGAGCACGGCCCGGTCATTCTGGAAGACCTCCACACGTGCACCAAGCCGTTCGAAGTAGTGGACAAGATTATATGTAAATGAATCATATTGATCGATGATGGCAATCACGGGAAAAACTCCTCTTCAAGTGAAATGTTGCGTAAATTCATTATAAAGGGAGGATGAGGATTAAGCATCGATTATCTAATGGCATGTCTTATGATTGGAAAGCGCCTAAATTGAATATTGGCCTGATGGACTTCACGGCCGGATCCTGTTAATTCCCGGTTTCGCCTTTTTCCTGTGCTTCTTTCCTGTACACTCTCTTCTCAAACCAAAACCCGCCGCGTATGAATAGCGCGATGAACAAGGCTTTGAAAATATTTTCCTGGAAATTCCATACACCCTCTTGCGCGTGGTCTATCCAGCTATTGACTGCTGCAAGCGCCAGGAATCCTACGAAATATATTATATGTTTACGCATGCCCAACCCTCCAGATGGATTTGAAATTCCATTATGCCCACTCTATCATGCTGCCTTTCGTTTTCCAAATAAAGGATGCATATTAAAAACCCGGATTACCAGGTAATCCGGGTTTTGTATATTTAATCGATCTGGCGCAATGCAGCTGCAAGCCGTGCGGCAAAATTCTCCGGCGGCTCTTCTGCAGTAAGCCGCAGACACACAATATTCGGGTTCGAGTCGATACTTTGCTCAAATTCCGTCGGCAAGGCGATCGGGTATTGTTGCAATGCTTGCGTAAATAACGGCACTTCTTCAGGGAGCAAGTATATGTCTGCTTCGTTCATGGCAGAGCCATCGGATTTCAGGTTTCGAAACGATATGTCATGTTCCAATGTGCAATCAAAACTTTTATCATGCAATTGAATGGTTACGGTCCGGTTTTTTTTGATCAGGCATTCCATATCTGTCGTATCAGTTTCCGCCTCAAGCAAGTTCCCGACCTGCTGTGCCAGGTCCATGATAGTGTGTTCGATTTTCATATCGTTCCCCTTTCTTAAAGCAAGTTGCGCGGAACAGAAAACGCCGAAAAAACCCAGGCAAGGGCTTTTTTCGGCGTTGGTTCCAGCGCTATTGTCTGTTCCATTTTACCAAATTGAAGTCGGGTATCATTAAGCGGTGAAAAGTGGTGCCTGAACGGAAATACTATAGTTTTCCATCCGTGAATAGTATAAGATAAACCGTGCAAAAAGGGAAACCATAGGCCTATGTTTGCTTATACAAAATTAATCCTCTTCTTCCTCATCATCGTTGTCGTCCGAATCACCATGGTTCTCGCCCGGCATGACATCCGTTTCCTGTTCCATTTCCGGCTCGTCTTCCCCGCCGCCGCATGCAGCGAGCATTCCTGCAGACAGCATTGCCGCCGCGCCGACTTTCAGCCATTTCTGTTGTGCCATCGCCCTTCCTCCTCTGTTTCAATTCCTTATTTGCTCTATACCCGCTTGCCTGAAGGAGAAACTAGGGGGAGGATTCAGGAGTTGGCGGCTGACAACATGCCTTTGCGATGGCTGTATTTCATCAGCACACTT
Proteins encoded:
- a CDS encoding anthranilate synthase component II, with amino-acid sequence MIAIIDQYDSFTYNLVHYFERLGARVEVFQNDRAVLQDIEVLSPELIVLSPGPGKPLQPGVGIEALEGLSGNVPILGVCLGHQSIVEFYGGKVRKGAKPVHGKVSEVAHRGQGVFAGLGSPTPVVRYHSLVADSETLPAILEVTALAEDGSIMGVRHKELPIEGIQFHPESILTKDGFQMLATAYQNAQLWNREKKGGAHDGPLSAV
- a CDS encoding DUF1259 domain-containing protein; this translates as MKIEHTIMDLAQQVGNLLEAETDTTDMECLIKKNRTVTIQLHDKSFDCTLEHDISFRNLKSDGSAMNEADIYLLPEEVPLFTQALQQYPIALPTEFEQSIDSNPNIVCLRLTAEEPPENFAARLAAALRQID